A window from Argopecten irradians isolate NY chromosome 3, Ai_NY, whole genome shotgun sequence encodes these proteins:
- the LOC138318456 gene encoding lysophospholipase-like protein 1 isoform X1, which produces MASTTASILYPRIVKQTGPACTAVILFLHGSGDTGDGISEWVKMASRRDFHFPHAKVLYPTAPRRPYTPMGGAMSSVWFDRMQISPNVPDHTQSVDAMCGNLSALIQQEVANGIPKSRIIIGGFSMGGAMALHLAYRFHRDVAGVFALSSFINNGSALYKELESFQDNSPLPPLFYCQGEKDNITHPDWAQNTFTQLSSLGVQGTFTKYPIYHELNKAELQALKTWINGRIPES; this is translated from the exons ATGGCGAGTACCACAGCATCTATTCTATACCCACGAATTGTAAAACAGACAGGACCAGCTTGTACTGCTGTGATTTTATTTCTTCATGGATCAG gtgATACAGGAGATGGAATTTCGGAATGGGTAAAAATGGCCTCCAGAAGAGACTTCCATTTCCCACACGCGAAGGTGCTGTACCCTACAGCTCCTAGAAG ACCATACACTCCGATGGGTGGCGCTATGAGTAGCGTTTGGTTCGACAGGATGCAGATTTCCCCAAACGTACCGGATCATACGCAGTCAGTGGATGCCATGTGTGGTAACCTTTCAGCCCTCATCCAACAGGAAGTGGCAAACGGCATCCCCAAATCTaggataattatag GCGGGTTTTCAATGGGTGGCGCTATGGCTTTACATCTGGCCTACAGATTCCATCGAGACGTGGCAGGAGTGTTCGCCCTTTCCTCCTTCATCAATAACGGGTCAGCTCTGTACAAG gAACTTGAATCCTTTCAGGATAATTCTCCACTACCTCCATTGTTTTACTGTCAAGGTGAAAAAGACAACATAACGCACCCGGACTGGGCTCAAAATACTTTCACTCAACTGTCATCACTTGGCGTCCAGGGAACATTTACCAAATATCCCATTTACCACGAACTTAACAAAGCTGAATTACAGGCACTAAAGACATGGATAAATGGGCGAATTCCAGAGAGCTAG
- the LOC138318456 gene encoding lysophospholipase-like protein 1 isoform X2: MASRRDFHFPHAKVLYPTAPRRPYTPMGGAMSSVWFDRMQISPNVPDHTQSVDAMCGNLSALIQQEVANGIPKSRIIIGGFSMGGAMALHLAYRFHRDVAGVFALSSFINNGSALYKELESFQDNSPLPPLFYCQGEKDNITHPDWAQNTFTQLSSLGVQGTFTKYPIYHELNKAELQALKTWINGRIPES, encoded by the exons ATGGCCTCCAGAAGAGACTTCCATTTCCCACACGCGAAGGTGCTGTACCCTACAGCTCCTAGAAG ACCATACACTCCGATGGGTGGCGCTATGAGTAGCGTTTGGTTCGACAGGATGCAGATTTCCCCAAACGTACCGGATCATACGCAGTCAGTGGATGCCATGTGTGGTAACCTTTCAGCCCTCATCCAACAGGAAGTGGCAAACGGCATCCCCAAATCTaggataattatag GCGGGTTTTCAATGGGTGGCGCTATGGCTTTACATCTGGCCTACAGATTCCATCGAGACGTGGCAGGAGTGTTCGCCCTTTCCTCCTTCATCAATAACGGGTCAGCTCTGTACAAG gAACTTGAATCCTTTCAGGATAATTCTCCACTACCTCCATTGTTTTACTGTCAAGGTGAAAAAGACAACATAACGCACCCGGACTGGGCTCAAAATACTTTCACTCAACTGTCATCACTTGGCGTCCAGGGAACATTTACCAAATATCCCATTTACCACGAACTTAACAAAGCTGAATTACAGGCACTAAAGACATGGATAAATGGGCGAATTCCAGAGAGCTAG